The Calypte anna isolate BGI_N300 chromosome 2, bCalAnn1_v1.p, whole genome shotgun sequence genome includes a window with the following:
- the LOC115597811 gene encoding serine/arginine repetitive matrix protein 1-like, protein MMGSGPSAAPLRPPPLPRPRRVRAGPGPGRLVWPRSFAAARPRSPPSLRCHRRHRDAPGPARPGPPRSPRRSLPPATRRAAWRGGSAFCPSPPSLPRRDTSSPPDTHTHPPPTPLSLRARTDQPHTARPRVTKPRPRRQKRGDRPAAPARPGTARTRESRRAAGPQSERRRIPVPIPVPIPSSRAGKSLAGTRKEGVRGTGHSCPPFVKPRRLSERRAVVNTASGSTGWRRAPPPSALSPPVLAERPPPDTVCLLCVGRSDCPTHTSGTPRDGSSLPAGGAPGGGCGALEERLGRQAVLPRKPPCVGFVSAVETTNCGFTAAFLGRLTSSFSDILHDLLNFLVLISWTLKGDNHFQNPSRAGFYRYLPS, encoded by the exons ATGATGGGATCCGGCCCGTCCGCTGCCCCTTTACGCCCCCCACCgctgccccggccccgccgcgtTCGCGCCGGGCCCGGCCCCGGCCGCCTCGTGTGGCCGCGCTCCTTCGCTGCGGCCCGGCCGCGCTCCCCGCCCTCGCTGCGCTGTCACCGTCGTCACCGGGATGcgcccggcccggctcggcccggcccTCCCCGGTCTCCCCGCCGCTCGCTCCCGCCCGCCACGCGCCGCGCGGCCTGGCGCGGGGGCTCCGCGTTctgcccctcccctccctcccttccccgcCGCGACACCTCCTCCCCCCccgacacacacacacaccctccccccacccctctctCCCTGCGCGCGCGG ACTGACCAACCACACACCGCCCGCCCTCGCGTCACTAAACCGCGACCGAGACGTCAGAAACGCGGCGACCGCCCGGCAGCCCCCGCGCGGCCGGGCACCGCCCGCACGAGGGAATCCCGGAGAGCTGCGGGACCGCAAAGCGAGCGCCGCCGTATCCCGGTCCCCATTCCCGTCCCCATCCCGTCCTCCAGGGCCGGGAAAAGCCTTGCTGGGACACGCAAAGAAGGGGTAAGGGGCACGGGACACAGTTGCCCCCCCTTCGTGAAGCCGCGCCGGCTGTCGGAGCGTCGCGCCGTGGTGAACACCGCAAGCGGCAGCACGGGCTGGAGACGGGCCCCTCCGCCTTCCGCCCTCTCTCCGCCGGTCCTGGCGGAGCGACCTCCCCCGGATACAGTCTGCCTGCTGTGTGTCGGACGTAGCGACTGCCCCACGCACACCTCCGGAACCCCGAGGGACGGGAGTTCCCTTCCTGCCGGGGGAGCTCCCGGTGGCGGCTGCGGAGCGCTGGAAGAGCGGCTGGGCAGGCAGGCGGTGCTCCCGCGGAAGCCGCCTTGCGTTGGGTTTGTGTCAGCGGTGGAAACTACAAACTGCGGGTTTACAGCCGCTTTCCTCGGCAGGCTTACAAGCAG CTTCTCAGACATCCTACATGACTTGCTCAATTTCTTAGTCTTGATTTCATGGACACTGAAAGGAGACAACCATTTCCAaaatcccagcagagcaggattcTACAGGTATCTCCCCTCATGA
- the LOC103531486 gene encoding tRNA selenocysteine 1-associated protein 1-like isoform X2 has product MASQDLMAKKRECLQAYSWWRTPQKKRKKKNKIKPGRIEFVPSSTNISVRPDYSIFVGELTPEVDDFQLFDYFLKRYPSCIDCKIATDLLGYSRGYAFVRFGEQGDQMRALQDCQNAPGLGGKRIRLSIGISKRLKAEFQRYQSYNYNDYYQDYQNYYSSSSSSSSSQWNYDPYADYNYSSYAHYDSMQAVGDCSLGDAVMAPAVFEETAAMTEISDDLLTEDPQLYFDVDEMNRQFMETSEELYDSLMNCHWQPLDTVTSDIPSAI; this is encoded by the exons ATGGCAAGCCAG GACTTAATGGCGAAAAAAAGAGAATGTCTCCAGGCCTACAGCTGGTGGAGAACACCACAGAAGAAAcggaagaaaaagaacaaaataaaaccaggaagaATAGAGTTTGTTCCTAGTAGCACAAATATTTCAGTCAG ACCGGATTATTCAATATTTGTTGGGGAGCTTACTCCAGAAGTGGATGATTTCCAGCTCTTTGACTATTTCCTAAAGAGATACCCCTCATGTATTGACTGCAAAATAGCAACAGATCTACTGGGATATTCCAG AGGGTATGCCTTTGTCAGATTTGGTGAGCAAGGTGATCAGATGAGGGCACTGCAAGACTGCCAGAATGCACCAGGCCTCGGGGGAAAACGAATCCGGCTGAGCATAGGAATTTCTAAAAG ACTGAAAGCAGAATTCCAGCGGTACCAGTCCTACAATTATAATGATTATTACCAAGATTATCAGAACTACtattcctcctcctcatcttcctcctcctcacagtGGAATTACGATCCTTATGCTGACTACAACTACAGCTCCTATGCTCACTATGATAGCATGCAAGCTGTTGGAGACTGCTCTTTAGGAGATGCTGTTATGGCTCCAGCTGTTTTTGAG gaaaCTGCAGCAATGACTGAAATCAGCGATGACCTACTAACTGAAG atccaCAGCTTTACTTTGATGTTGATGAAATGAACAGACAATTTATGGAGACAAGTGAAGAACTCTATGATTCCCTCATGAATTGTCACTGGCAGCCTCTGGATACGGTCACTTCTGATATCCCCTCTGCTATTTAA
- the LOC103531486 gene encoding tRNA selenocysteine 1-associated protein 1-like isoform X1 encodes MGPQASFKGKDLMAKKRECLQAYSWWRTPQKKRKKKNKIKPGRIEFVPSSTNISVRPDYSIFVGELTPEVDDFQLFDYFLKRYPSCIDCKIATDLLGYSRGYAFVRFGEQGDQMRALQDCQNAPGLGGKRIRLSIGISKRLKAEFQRYQSYNYNDYYQDYQNYYSSSSSSSSSQWNYDPYADYNYSSYAHYDSMQAVGDCSLGDAVMAPAVFEETAAMTEISDDLLTEDPQLYFDVDEMNRQFMETSEELYDSLMNCHWQPLDTVTSDIPSAI; translated from the exons ATGGGACCCCAGGCTTCTTTCAAGGGCAAG GACTTAATGGCGAAAAAAAGAGAATGTCTCCAGGCCTACAGCTGGTGGAGAACACCACAGAAGAAAcggaagaaaaagaacaaaataaaaccaggaagaATAGAGTTTGTTCCTAGTAGCACAAATATTTCAGTCAG ACCGGATTATTCAATATTTGTTGGGGAGCTTACTCCAGAAGTGGATGATTTCCAGCTCTTTGACTATTTCCTAAAGAGATACCCCTCATGTATTGACTGCAAAATAGCAACAGATCTACTGGGATATTCCAG AGGGTATGCCTTTGTCAGATTTGGTGAGCAAGGTGATCAGATGAGGGCACTGCAAGACTGCCAGAATGCACCAGGCCTCGGGGGAAAACGAATCCGGCTGAGCATAGGAATTTCTAAAAG ACTGAAAGCAGAATTCCAGCGGTACCAGTCCTACAATTATAATGATTATTACCAAGATTATCAGAACTACtattcctcctcctcatcttcctcctcctcacagtGGAATTACGATCCTTATGCTGACTACAACTACAGCTCCTATGCTCACTATGATAGCATGCAAGCTGTTGGAGACTGCTCTTTAGGAGATGCTGTTATGGCTCCAGCTGTTTTTGAG gaaaCTGCAGCAATGACTGAAATCAGCGATGACCTACTAACTGAAG atccaCAGCTTTACTTTGATGTTGATGAAATGAACAGACAATTTATGGAGACAAGTGAAGAACTCTATGATTCCCTCATGAATTGTCACTGGCAGCCTCTGGATACGGTCACTTCTGATATCCCCTCTGCTATTTAA
- the PAK1IP1 gene encoding p21-activated protein kinase-interacting protein 1 isoform X2, protein MELVAGCYEQVLFGFAARPEQSWTVVPDFTHHAHSASLSAVAVNNRYVVTGSRDETIHIYDMKKKTEHGALLQHNGTITCLEFYGTAHLLSGAEDGLICIWNTKRWECLQSIRAHKGHVTSLSIHPSGKLALSVGTDKTLRTWNLVEGRSAFIKNLKQNAHIIKWSPKGEKYVTVITNKVDIYKLDTASIIGTITTEKRISSLRFITDSILAIAGDDEMVRLYSCDSQKCLSEFKAHENRIKDIYGFEREGQHVIVTASSDGYIKMWNLDLNKIKDVPSLLCEVNTKARLTCLAVWLNQASETKENSDKAAPSPQGENDFSSIVRKKKVCWNDKSDKAPKRRTISEKQKLKVPLQKEEKEDKSDKTPKRKKTITPEKQKLEAPLQKKKKKLNRSA, encoded by the exons ATGGAGCTGGTGGCCGGCTGCTACGAGCAGGTTCTCTTCGGGTTCGCTGCGCGGCCCGAACAG TCCTGGACGGTCGTCCCTGATTTTACACATCATGCCCATTCTGCCTCGTTGTCAGCTGTAGCAGTGAATAACAGATACGTGGTCACTGGGAGCAGGGATGAGACAATCCATATCTATGATatgaaaaagaagacagaacatggggcactgctgcagcacaaTG GCACAATAACTTGTCTGGAGTTCTATGGGACTGCACATCTACTGAGTGGCGCTGAGGATGGACTGATTTGTATCTGGAACACAAAAAGATGGGAATGTCTGCAATCCATTAGGGCACATAA gGGGCACGTGACATCTCTTTCTATTCACCCTTCTGGAAAATTAGCTTTGTCAGTAGGAACAGATAAAACATTAAG AACTTGGAATCTTGTGGAAGGACGATCAGCCTTCATCAAGAACTTGAAGCAAA ATGCCCATATAATTAAATGGTCCCCCAAGGGAGAGAAGTATGTGACTGTGATAACAAACAAAGTGGATATCTACAAACTTGACACAGCTTCAATCATTGGCACTATCACAACAGAGAAGAGAATTTCTTCACTTAGATTCATTACA GATTCTATCCTTGCCATTGCTGGAGATGATGAAATGGTAAGGCTCTATAGCTGTGACTCTCAGAAATGCCTGTCTGAATTTAAAGCCCATGAAAACag aataAAAGATATTTATGGTTTTGAGAGAGAAGGACAACATGTTATTGTTACTGCATCCAGTGACGGTTACATTAAAATGTGGAACCTGGACCTTAATAAG ATTAAAGATGTGCCATCTCTACTGTGTGAAGTCAACACCAAAGCCAGGTTAACATGTCTTGCAGTATGGCTTAACCAGgcttcagaaacaaaagaaaattctgataAAGCTGCACCATCACCTCAAG gtgaaaatgatttttcatcaatagtcaggaaaaaaaaggtttgttgGAATGATAAAAGTGATAAAGCACCAAAAAGAAGAACAatttcagagaagcaaaaatTGAAAGTTCCTctacaaaaagaagaaaaagaagataaaagtgataaaacaccaaaaagaaagaaaacaattactCCAGAGAAGCAAAAATTAGAAGCTCcactgcaaaagaagaaaaagaaattgaacaGGTCAGCATGA
- the PAK1IP1 gene encoding p21-activated protein kinase-interacting protein 1 isoform X1 — protein sequence MELVAGCYEQVLFGFAARPEQSWTVVPDFTHHAHSASLSAVAVNNRYVVTGSRDETIHIYDMKKKTEHGALLQHNGTITCLEFYGTAHLLSGAEDGLICIWNTKRWECLQSIRAHKGHVTSLSIHPSGKLALSVGTDKTLRTWNLVEGRSAFIKNLKQNAHIIKWSPKGEKYVTVITNKVDIYKLDTASIIGTITTEKRISSLRFITDSILAIAGDDEMVRLYSCDSQKCLSEFKAHENRIKDIYGFEREGQHVIVTASSDGYIKMWNLDLNKIKDVPSLLCEVNTKARLTCLAVWLNQASETKENSDKAAPSPQAGENDFSSIVRKKKVCWNDKSDKAPKRRTISEKQKLKVPLQKEEKEDKSDKTPKRKKTITPEKQKLEAPLQKKKKKLNRSA from the exons ATGGAGCTGGTGGCCGGCTGCTACGAGCAGGTTCTCTTCGGGTTCGCTGCGCGGCCCGAACAG TCCTGGACGGTCGTCCCTGATTTTACACATCATGCCCATTCTGCCTCGTTGTCAGCTGTAGCAGTGAATAACAGATACGTGGTCACTGGGAGCAGGGATGAGACAATCCATATCTATGATatgaaaaagaagacagaacatggggcactgctgcagcacaaTG GCACAATAACTTGTCTGGAGTTCTATGGGACTGCACATCTACTGAGTGGCGCTGAGGATGGACTGATTTGTATCTGGAACACAAAAAGATGGGAATGTCTGCAATCCATTAGGGCACATAA gGGGCACGTGACATCTCTTTCTATTCACCCTTCTGGAAAATTAGCTTTGTCAGTAGGAACAGATAAAACATTAAG AACTTGGAATCTTGTGGAAGGACGATCAGCCTTCATCAAGAACTTGAAGCAAA ATGCCCATATAATTAAATGGTCCCCCAAGGGAGAGAAGTATGTGACTGTGATAACAAACAAAGTGGATATCTACAAACTTGACACAGCTTCAATCATTGGCACTATCACAACAGAGAAGAGAATTTCTTCACTTAGATTCATTACA GATTCTATCCTTGCCATTGCTGGAGATGATGAAATGGTAAGGCTCTATAGCTGTGACTCTCAGAAATGCCTGTCTGAATTTAAAGCCCATGAAAACag aataAAAGATATTTATGGTTTTGAGAGAGAAGGACAACATGTTATTGTTACTGCATCCAGTGACGGTTACATTAAAATGTGGAACCTGGACCTTAATAAG ATTAAAGATGTGCCATCTCTACTGTGTGAAGTCAACACCAAAGCCAGGTTAACATGTCTTGCAGTATGGCTTAACCAGgcttcagaaacaaaagaaaattctgataAAGCTGCACCATCACCTCAAG caggtgaaaatgatttttcatcaatagtcaggaaaaaaaaggtttgttgGAATGATAAAAGTGATAAAGCACCAAAAAGAAGAACAatttcagagaagcaaaaatTGAAAGTTCCTctacaaaaagaagaaaaagaagataaaagtgataaaacaccaaaaagaaagaaaacaattactCCAGAGAAGCAAAAATTAGAAGCTCcactgcaaaagaagaaaaagaaattgaacaGGTCAGCATGA
- the PAK1IP1 gene encoding p21-activated protein kinase-interacting protein 1 isoform X3 — protein sequence MKKKTEHGALLQHNGTITCLEFYGTAHLLSGAEDGLICIWNTKRWECLQSIRAHKGHVTSLSIHPSGKLALSVGTDKTLRTWNLVEGRSAFIKNLKQNAHIIKWSPKGEKYVTVITNKVDIYKLDTASIIGTITTEKRISSLRFITDSILAIAGDDEMVRLYSCDSQKCLSEFKAHENRIKDIYGFEREGQHVIVTASSDGYIKMWNLDLNKIKDVPSLLCEVNTKARLTCLAVWLNQASETKENSDKAAPSPQAGENDFSSIVRKKKVCWNDKSDKAPKRRTISEKQKLKVPLQKEEKEDKSDKTPKRKKTITPEKQKLEAPLQKKKKKLNRSA from the exons atgaaaaagaagacagaacatggggcactgctgcagcacaaTG GCACAATAACTTGTCTGGAGTTCTATGGGACTGCACATCTACTGAGTGGCGCTGAGGATGGACTGATTTGTATCTGGAACACAAAAAGATGGGAATGTCTGCAATCCATTAGGGCACATAA gGGGCACGTGACATCTCTTTCTATTCACCCTTCTGGAAAATTAGCTTTGTCAGTAGGAACAGATAAAACATTAAG AACTTGGAATCTTGTGGAAGGACGATCAGCCTTCATCAAGAACTTGAAGCAAA ATGCCCATATAATTAAATGGTCCCCCAAGGGAGAGAAGTATGTGACTGTGATAACAAACAAAGTGGATATCTACAAACTTGACACAGCTTCAATCATTGGCACTATCACAACAGAGAAGAGAATTTCTTCACTTAGATTCATTACA GATTCTATCCTTGCCATTGCTGGAGATGATGAAATGGTAAGGCTCTATAGCTGTGACTCTCAGAAATGCCTGTCTGAATTTAAAGCCCATGAAAACag aataAAAGATATTTATGGTTTTGAGAGAGAAGGACAACATGTTATTGTTACTGCATCCAGTGACGGTTACATTAAAATGTGGAACCTGGACCTTAATAAG ATTAAAGATGTGCCATCTCTACTGTGTGAAGTCAACACCAAAGCCAGGTTAACATGTCTTGCAGTATGGCTTAACCAGgcttcagaaacaaaagaaaattctgataAAGCTGCACCATCACCTCAAG caggtgaaaatgatttttcatcaatagtcaggaaaaaaaaggtttgttgGAATGATAAAAGTGATAAAGCACCAAAAAGAAGAACAatttcagagaagcaaaaatTGAAAGTTCCTctacaaaaagaagaaaaagaagataaaagtgataaaacaccaaaaagaaagaaaacaattactCCAGAGAAGCAAAAATTAGAAGCTCcactgcaaaagaagaaaaagaaattgaacaGGTCAGCATGA
- the LOC103531510 gene encoding transmembrane protein 14C, with protein sequence MTVDWLGFGYAALVASGGIIGYVKAGSVPSLAAGLFFGSLAGLGAYEITQNPNNVWISLITSGTLTAVMGTRFYNSGKFMPAGLIAGVSLLMVGRLALKMLEKPHDN encoded by the exons ATGACCGTGGACTGGCTCGGCTTTGGCTACGCTGCCCTGGTGGCATCAGGAGGGATTATTGGCTATGTAAAAGCAG GTAGTGTGCCATCCTTAGCTGCTGGCCTTTTCTTTGGGAGTTTGGCTGGACTGGGTGCCTATGAGATCACACAGAATCCAAATAATGTTTGGATTTCTCTGA TTACATCTGGAACACTGACTGCTGTCATGGGAACAAGATTTTACAACTCTGGAAAATTCATGCCTGCAGGGCTAATTGCAGGTGTCAG TTTGCTAATGGTTGGAAGATTAGCACTGAAGATGCTGGAAAAGCCTCATGATAACTAA